Proteins co-encoded in one Acidobacteriota bacterium genomic window:
- a CDS encoding septal ring lytic transglycosylase RlpA family protein, with amino-acid sequence MGDAMKIIPVQRGGNVSSRLGVAVVTLLVALGVTASASDPSPSQMQKNSDQGKVHKWYQIGKASWYGHYFQGKKTANGEQYDMNGLTCAHRSLPLNSWVKVTNLRNRKSVFVRVNDRGPMPEDRIVDLSYGAAKAVGITGLGKVKLETLRPGDSEMMRQLMAQIRLPLMATQGL; translated from the coding sequence ATGGGAGATGCCATGAAGATAATTCCTGTACAGAGGGGCGGAAACGTCTCTTCCCGGCTCGGAGTTGCCGTCGTGACACTGCTCGTGGCGCTGGGAGTCACGGCTTCGGCCAGCGATCCTTCGCCGTCGCAAATGCAGAAGAACTCGGACCAGGGTAAAGTTCACAAGTGGTACCAGATAGGCAAGGCCTCCTGGTACGGTCACTACTTTCAGGGAAAGAAGACGGCCAACGGTGAGCAGTACGACATGAACGGGCTCACCTGCGCTCACCGAAGCCTTCCTCTCAACTCCTGGGTCAAGGTGACGAACCTCAGAAATCGCAAATCGGTGTTTGTCCGGGTCAACGACCGGGGTCCCATGCCCGAGGATCGCATCGTCGATCTCTCGTATGGTGCGGCCAAAGCGGTCGGAATCACAGGCCTCGGCAAAGTGAAGCTCGAGACGCTGCGGCCGGGCGACTCTGAGATGATGCGTCAGTTGATGGCCCAGATACGCCTGCCTCTGATGGCGACCCAGGGTCTATAG
- a CDS encoding carboxypeptidase regulatory-like domain-containing protein, protein MRRVPFPQLLLLLTTFVVATGRLSAAPAPSFTITGVVVDSVTSNPITRAHLDASLVVRGRAPGRRPQSASGADADEHGRFTVVLPSAGAWHLTASAPGYVTQAYDEHGDYSSAVVLTQASPSLNLRFSLPPQARISGTVVDDAAEAVRNATVQLVRLPLSSPEHRQAEQISSRWFVQTDDRGAYEFANLAPGNYRLSVQAKPWYANSARQRRFMGGALSASQPSMPVQSAALDVAYQLTWYPGMDDPAQAETLALVAGDDRRADFHLTPIPALHLQIPPPAPAQQTDGRRIPSFPIVERIDTGGGNAGFVQPSTTTGPQGQIDVGGLSPGTYRIRLQGQNQDSRTAVVTLSEGSSRSIDFNAAAEAMSTVTVRFEMDTEDGRSPLVELTDTATGQRFFPVAAGRPMPPNMRRGPQAQALRDISLQVPPGRYEVSLQNSGDAYLTGVSAQGADVSGRFLTIHGGDVALLLHTASGHAAVTGVAASKGAPCVGAVILLVPAGLDDPGSFTAVVRDQSNTDGSFDLEGVVPGQYILIALDRGWGVNLSDPSTLRSYLTQGVPLDLRSGANMKQNIEAQLP, encoded by the coding sequence GTGAGACGAGTTCCCTTCCCGCAGCTTCTTCTCCTTCTTACTACATTCGTCGTTGCGACGGGAAGGTTGTCGGCCGCTCCGGCACCCTCGTTCACCATTACCGGAGTTGTGGTCGATAGCGTTACGAGCAATCCAATTACACGCGCTCATCTGGATGCGTCCCTTGTTGTGCGTGGAAGGGCCCCGGGACGCAGGCCACAGTCTGCCAGCGGTGCGGATGCCGATGAGCATGGACGCTTCACGGTGGTTCTGCCTTCAGCGGGAGCATGGCATCTTACGGCCAGCGCACCTGGGTATGTGACGCAGGCATACGATGAGCACGGCGACTATTCTTCCGCCGTCGTGCTTACTCAGGCATCCCCTTCGCTGAACCTCAGGTTCAGTCTTCCTCCCCAAGCGCGTATCTCAGGCACGGTTGTGGATGATGCGGCCGAGGCGGTGCGCAACGCGACCGTACAACTGGTCCGGCTGCCTCTATCCAGCCCTGAACATCGCCAAGCAGAGCAGATTTCTTCGCGATGGTTTGTTCAGACGGATGATCGGGGAGCTTACGAGTTCGCCAATCTTGCACCCGGCAATTATCGTCTGTCGGTACAGGCAAAGCCCTGGTATGCAAACTCCGCCCGGCAGAGACGCTTTATGGGAGGAGCTTTATCGGCTTCACAGCCGTCTATGCCTGTGCAGTCGGCGGCCCTGGACGTGGCCTATCAGCTCACGTGGTATCCCGGTATGGACGATCCTGCGCAGGCAGAGACATTAGCGCTCGTGGCAGGCGATGATCGGCGTGCCGACTTTCATCTGACGCCAATTCCCGCCCTGCACCTTCAGATCCCCCCCCCCGCTCCGGCACAGCAAACGGATGGGAGACGTATTCCTTCCTTCCCCATTGTCGAGCGAATCGACACCGGAGGAGGAAACGCTGGCTTTGTGCAACCATCAACGACGACAGGACCACAAGGACAGATCGATGTAGGAGGTCTCTCGCCAGGAACGTACCGGATCCGGCTTCAGGGACAGAATCAGGATTCACGCACTGCGGTCGTAACACTTTCCGAGGGATCGTCACGGTCGATCGATTTCAACGCAGCGGCCGAGGCGATGAGCACTGTCACTGTTCGCTTTGAGATGGACACCGAAGACGGGCGCTCCCCTTTGGTAGAGCTTACAGATACGGCGACGGGGCAACGGTTCTTTCCGGTTGCTGCCGGACGCCCGATGCCGCCAAACATGCGGCGAGGCCCCCAGGCACAAGCGTTGCGCGATATCAGTCTTCAGGTTCCGCCAGGACGTTATGAGGTGAGCTTGCAGAACAGCGGCGATGCCTACCTGACAGGAGTTTCGGCTCAGGGTGCGGATGTGAGCGGGAGATTCTTGACGATTCACGGGGGAGATGTCGCTCTGCTGCTGCACACAGCGAGTGGACACGCGGCGGTAACGGGAGTGGCGGCCTCGAAAGGAGCGCCATGCGTTGGCGCTGTGATTCTGCTGGTACCGGCGGGGCTTGACGACCCGGGATCGTTCACAGCAGTGGTCCGCGACCAGAGCAACACGGACGGCAGCTTTGATCTTGAAGGGGTCGTTCCGGGGCAATACATCCTGATCGCTCTCGACCGAGGATGGGGAGTCAATCTAAGCGATCCATCCACTCTGCGGAGCTATCTGACTCAGGGTGTTCCGCTCGACCTGCGGTCCGGGGCGAACATGAAACAGAACATCGAAGCACAGCTCCCGTGA
- the thiS gene encoding sulfur carrier protein ThiS, with the protein MSLTVVLNGQSRTFTTLPESPRLENLIHELGLKSDRVAVEVNGEIVPRSSWAEAPVSEGDRLELVHFVGGGIDE; encoded by the coding sequence ATGTCTCTTACCGTCGTCCTGAACGGACAGTCACGCACCTTTACCACGCTGCCGGAGTCTCCCAGGCTCGAGAACCTTATCCACGAGCTCGGCCTGAAATCGGACCGCGTCGCAGTTGAGGTCAACGGAGAGATCGTTCCGCGTAGTTCGTGGGCCGAGGCTCCAGTTAGCGAGGGTGACCGCCTTGAACTGGTTCACTTCGTCGGCGGTGGAATTGACGAGTAA
- a CDS encoding acetyl-CoA carboxylase carboxyltransferase subunit alpha, producing MAEHQTSKAGHSSAGAHVPEAWIKTELARHPQRPYPMDFIEAIFTDFSEIHGDRAFGDDQAMSAGMAWFHGEPVMVIGNLKGRTLKERVARKFGSPDPEGYRKALRAMKVAEKFGRPIFTFIDLAGAYPGIGAEERGQGEAIARNLIEMSRLRVPTIATITGEGGSGGALALAVADRVLMLENSIYSVISPEGCASIMWKDANKKQQAAQALKYTASDVQLMGCVDDVLAEPEGGSQNDPTLAFSIVDDRLRHHLASLRTLSIDQMLEERYRKFRNIAQFYTSDSALPAAASGI from the coding sequence CAAAGCCGGTCATTCATCAGCCGGGGCACATGTACCGGAGGCCTGGATCAAGACCGAGCTGGCCCGCCACCCGCAGCGCCCTTATCCCATGGACTTCATCGAGGCAATCTTCACCGACTTCAGCGAGATTCACGGCGACCGCGCCTTCGGCGACGACCAGGCGATGTCTGCCGGTATGGCGTGGTTCCACGGCGAGCCCGTCATGGTCATCGGCAATCTTAAGGGCCGCACACTCAAGGAGCGTGTCGCCCGCAAGTTCGGCTCGCCCGATCCAGAGGGCTACCGCAAGGCCCTCCGCGCCATGAAGGTTGCCGAAAAATTCGGCCGCCCCATCTTCACCTTCATTGATCTCGCCGGTGCCTACCCCGGCATCGGCGCTGAGGAGCGCGGCCAGGGCGAGGCCATCGCACGCAACCTCATCGAGATGTCGCGTCTCCGCGTCCCCACCATTGCCACCATCACAGGCGAAGGTGGCTCCGGCGGAGCACTGGCCCTCGCTGTAGCCGATCGTGTCCTGATGCTCGAGAACTCCATCTACTCCGTCATATCGCCGGAAGGCTGCGCCTCGATCATGTGGAAGGACGCCAACAAGAAACAGCAGGCCGCCCAGGCGCTCAAGTACACCGCCTCCGACGTCCAGCTCATGGGCTGCGTCGACGACGTTCTCGCCGAACCCGAAGGCGGCAGCCAGAACGACCCGACCCTCGCCTTCAGCATCGTCGACGACCGCCTCCGCCATCACCTCGCCAGCCTGCGCACGCTTTCGATCGACCAGATGCTCGAAGAGCGCTATCGCAAGTTCCGCAACATCGCCCAGTTCTACACCAGCGACTCTGCCTTGCCCGCCGCTGCCTCAGGCATCTAA
- the thiD gene encoding bifunctional hydroxymethylpyrimidine kinase/phosphomethylpyrimidine kinase — protein MKIALTIAGYDPSSGAGITSDLMVFASYGLYGTSAITSLTVQSTVGVESSHPVAAETVQQTLKCLHFDLPPSGIKIGMLATAGIVEVVAEYLKAVRKAAPHTPIVLDPVLRSSSGRELLSDEGLEQMRKVLLPQVDWVTPNLSELSLLAGTAVVRRDQVAPAARLLQSGYPNLAILATGGHLEHPDDLLLCPGTAPVWIAGERVESTSTHGTGCALSSALLSRLLLGDEARAAAIAAKRYASEAIRRAVPLGHGHGPLNHLWPIRK, from the coding sequence ATGAAGATCGCCCTGACCATTGCCGGTTACGACCCCTCTTCCGGTGCCGGAATCACCTCCGACCTGATGGTCTTCGCCTCCTACGGCCTCTACGGTACCTCGGCCATCACCAGCCTTACCGTCCAATCGACTGTGGGGGTCGAAAGCAGCCACCCTGTTGCGGCAGAAACAGTGCAGCAGACACTCAAATGCCTGCATTTCGACCTGCCGCCGTCCGGAATCAAGATCGGAATGCTTGCCACCGCCGGGATCGTTGAGGTTGTGGCTGAGTATCTAAAGGCTGTTCGTAAAGCCGCACCACATACTCCGATAGTCCTGGATCCGGTCCTGCGGTCAAGCTCTGGGAGGGAACTGCTCTCTGACGAGGGGCTGGAGCAGATGCGCAAAGTTCTTCTGCCCCAGGTCGACTGGGTGACCCCAAACCTCTCTGAGTTGAGCCTGCTTGCCGGGACAGCGGTCGTCAGGCGCGATCAGGTTGCGCCTGCAGCCCGGCTTCTGCAGAGTGGATATCCCAATCTCGCCATACTGGCCACGGGGGGGCATCTCGAGCACCCGGACGATCTTCTTTTATGCCCCGGAACGGCCCCCGTCTGGATCGCTGGCGAAAGGGTCGAAAGCACCTCAACCCATGGCACTGGCTGCGCGTTATCGAGCGCATTGCTTAGCCGGCTTCTGCTGGGCGACGAGGCCCGCGCCGCTGCCATCGCCGCAAAGCGCTATGCGTCCGAGGCCATCCGCCGAGCCGTTCCTCTCGGGCATGGGCACGGTCCCTTGAACCACTTGTGGCCAATTCGAAAGTAG
- a CDS encoding glycosyltransferase family 4 protein yields the protein MRIVQAVFGVFHHFELARELNRRGHLQKIYSTWPWLRLKREGLPRDKVGTFPWIHLPEFQLTKMGWSNVWLNDQLSYANALAFDWWTDRRLMECDALIAISGAGLKTGRRLQRTGGKFICDRGSSHQRYQERIVSEEYSRWGVERPVTDMRDIAREEEIYEAADLITVPSSFAARSFMEMGVRQEKLRTIPYGVRLESFRRTGEPPKDRFEVLFAGSVGLRKGVPYLLEAFSQLRHSNKRLRLAGAIHPDIRQVLGRLPMENVEVLGAVPQTRLVELMGTSHVMVLPSIEEGLALVQGQALACGCPVIASTQTGGEDLFTDRVEGFIVPLRDTAALAGRMQQLADDPALQQRMSEAALKRVHLLGGWKDYGDRWEQLLKDLIASQPYSSIPPPTK from the coding sequence ATGCGAATCGTACAGGCTGTCTTTGGCGTCTTCCATCACTTTGAACTTGCGCGTGAGCTGAACCGCCGGGGCCATCTCCAGAAAATCTACTCAACCTGGCCGTGGCTTCGCCTGAAGCGCGAAGGTCTGCCGCGCGATAAGGTCGGAACCTTCCCCTGGATACATCTGCCGGAGTTCCAGCTTACAAAGATGGGTTGGTCCAATGTGTGGCTCAACGACCAGTTGAGCTATGCCAATGCTCTGGCCTTTGACTGGTGGACGGATCGACGGCTCATGGAGTGCGACGCCCTGATCGCCATCTCCGGTGCCGGCCTGAAGACAGGCCGTCGGCTTCAGCGAACCGGGGGCAAGTTCATCTGCGACCGGGGGTCCTCGCATCAGCGCTATCAGGAACGGATTGTCTCTGAAGAGTACAGCCGTTGGGGGGTTGAGCGGCCCGTTACGGATATGCGCGACATTGCACGAGAAGAAGAGATCTACGAGGCTGCGGACCTGATCACAGTTCCTTCCAGCTTTGCAGCTCGCTCCTTTATGGAGATGGGTGTCCGGCAAGAGAAGCTACGGACCATTCCATATGGTGTGCGGCTTGAAAGCTTCCGGCGTACAGGAGAGCCGCCAAAAGATCGTTTCGAGGTCCTGTTCGCCGGTTCTGTAGGCTTGCGCAAGGGAGTTCCCTACCTGCTCGAGGCGTTCTCTCAACTTCGCCATTCGAACAAACGCCTGAGACTGGCTGGAGCGATTCATCCCGACATCCGGCAGGTACTGGGTCGCTTGCCGATGGAGAATGTCGAGGTCCTCGGGGCCGTTCCTCAGACCCGGCTGGTGGAACTGATGGGCACGAGCCACGTAATGGTGCTGCCAAGTATCGAAGAAGGGCTTGCACTGGTTCAGGGACAGGCCCTGGCCTGCGGCTGCCCGGTGATCGCCTCAACCCAGACCGGCGGCGAAGACCTGTTCACCGACCGGGTGGAAGGCTTCATCGTTCCCCTGCGCGACACGGCCGCACTGGCCGGCAGGATGCAGCAATTGGCTGACGATCCTGCCCTGCAACAAAGGATGAGCGAGGCGGCGCTAAAAAGGGTGCATCTGCTGGGGGGGTGGAAGGACTACGGCGACCGGTGGGAGCAGCTTCTGAAGGACCTGATTGCCTCTCAGCCTTACTCGTCAATTCCACCGCCGACGAAGTGA
- a CDS encoding CPBP family intramembrane metalloprotease, translating to MSAPDSTTTHERTGRAFSSALVLAALAWSFSSRLLSASSALGITNRLNIDWAAPLLAALFLVFLLAVGYSLLDILSRKPASGRQALGLPNRPTALREWLTGAAVGWGIVTFTVLPMALVGDLHVGFWFSSDALRPFLIGLATIAVGTLADEAIFRGYPFRRLIDATGPVTATIVMSLLFALRHLLHFGAGGLAFVLSILTGVVFSVSWFRTHGLWMAWGMRFAWTASMGVLFGLPVSGTVDNSTIIQTAAIGRGWFTGDDYGPEASIVLLFALIAGLIVLVRVTRDYAWNYTHPPVVPGGYPMDIAPPPAHTAMEQSVQAREPALIQILPATPQGRSTTDDPAS from the coding sequence TTGTCCGCGCCCGATTCAACTACAACACACGAGCGAACCGGAAGGGCCTTTTCATCCGCGCTCGTCCTCGCGGCGCTCGCCTGGTCGTTCTCCTCGCGGCTGCTCTCCGCAAGCTCGGCGCTCGGCATCACCAACCGCCTCAATATCGATTGGGCGGCGCCGCTGCTCGCCGCGCTCTTCCTCGTCTTTCTGCTGGCAGTCGGCTACTCGCTGCTCGATATCCTCTCGCGCAAACCCGCGTCCGGGCGTCAGGCACTCGGACTCCCCAATCGCCCCACCGCGCTGCGCGAGTGGCTGACCGGCGCCGCCGTCGGCTGGGGAATCGTCACCTTCACCGTACTCCCCATGGCGCTCGTGGGCGACCTCCACGTCGGCTTTTGGTTCAGCTCCGACGCACTGCGGCCCTTCCTCATCGGCCTCGCCACCATCGCCGTGGGAACCCTGGCCGACGAGGCCATCTTTCGCGGCTATCCCTTCCGACGGCTCATCGACGCAACCGGCCCTGTCACGGCCACCATCGTCATGTCTTTGCTCTTCGCCCTCCGGCATCTGCTCCACTTCGGCGCAGGAGGGCTGGCTTTCGTTCTCTCTATCCTCACCGGCGTCGTCTTCTCCGTCTCCTGGTTCAGGACGCACGGTCTCTGGATGGCCTGGGGTATGCGCTTCGCGTGGACAGCGAGCATGGGCGTTCTCTTCGGCCTCCCTGTCTCGGGCACCGTCGACAACTCGACGATCATCCAGACCGCAGCGATTGGCCGAGGATGGTTCACCGGAGACGACTACGGCCCCGAGGCCTCCATCGTCCTCCTCTTCGCGCTCATCGCCGGACTCATCGTCCTCGTCCGCGTCACGCGCGACTACGCATGGAACTACACTCACCCTCCCGTCGTCCCCGGAGGCTACCCCATGGACATAGCGCCTCCGCCCGCTCACACCGCCATGGAGCAGTCCGTACAGGCCCGCGAGCCCGCCCTCATTCAGATACTCCCCGCAACTCCACAGGGCCGCTCCACGACAGACGATCCTGCATCGTGA
- the pyrF gene encoding orotidine-5'-phosphate decarboxylase — MNTVDRSTWKTGISDDVRDRLAVALDVPDGRSALELIDRLDGSCRWLKVGMELYYAAGNELVETLRGHGYRIFLDLKLHDIPNTVAGAVRSVSGTGAELLTVHASGGPAMLRAAAEAAQAPGAPKLLAVTVLTSMDAAELNAAGVQGIPAEQVLRLAKLAKSAGIDGMVCSPEEVAAIRSATGQETMLVVPGVRPAGSATDDQKRVATPAETIARGASMLVVGRPITRASNPAKAARAILEEIEQAQ; from the coding sequence ATGAATACTGTTGATAGGTCTACCTGGAAGACAGGGATATCGGACGATGTGCGGGACCGCCTGGCTGTAGCTCTGGATGTGCCCGATGGCCGCAGCGCACTCGAGCTGATCGACCGGCTGGACGGCTCCTGCCGCTGGCTGAAGGTCGGCATGGAACTATACTATGCTGCCGGAAATGAGCTGGTTGAGACCCTTCGCGGCCACGGCTATCGAATCTTTCTCGACCTCAAACTGCACGATATTCCCAACACCGTGGCAGGTGCGGTCCGGTCGGTGAGCGGTACGGGAGCGGAGTTGCTGACGGTCCACGCCTCAGGCGGCCCTGCGATGCTGCGGGCGGCGGCGGAGGCTGCGCAGGCACCGGGCGCTCCCAAATTGCTGGCCGTAACGGTGCTCACAAGCATGGATGCGGCTGAGTTGAATGCTGCGGGAGTTCAGGGGATACCCGCGGAGCAGGTGCTGCGGCTGGCGAAGCTGGCAAAGAGTGCAGGCATTGACGGCATGGTCTGCTCGCCCGAGGAGGTAGCTGCGATACGCTCAGCGACCGGGCAGGAGACAATGCTGGTGGTTCCGGGGGTGCGTCCGGCAGGCTCAGCAACTGATGACCAGAAGCGCGTGGCGACTCCAGCGGAGACGATCGCGCGTGGCGCTTCGATGTTGGTGGTCGGGAGGCCGATTACGAGAGCGTCCAATCCGGCGAAGGCTGCGAGAGCAATTCTTGAAGAGATTGAGCAGGCTCAGTAA
- a CDS encoding amidinotransferase: MSTISTSIKTAASASSSFSSLPHFDRPTYLMCPPEWYDVNYVINPWMAGNLHRPSRDKAFAQWKELHHHLQKIADIRLIHGQPGSPDMVFVAHTAVVQHGVVALSSFNHPQRQTEEQPLRRWFQSVGFLVWETPRETAFEGEGDALFNATGDHLWAAHGLRTCLQSHRHVADAWHTKVTSLHLRDPRFYHLDLCFAPLSGGHLLYYPGAFDAPSLAKIEAAYAPEMRIPVTEAEATQFVCNVINVGPNILMGVSGTSVAKRLTDFGYKVTELDLSEFLHGGSSAKALALRLSDSKVTSGIPAQV; this comes from the coding sequence ATGAGCACCATTAGCACTTCAATCAAAACAGCAGCTTCGGCCTCTTCTTCCTTTTCCTCCCTCCCTCACTTCGACAGGCCAACATACCTGATGTGCCCTCCAGAGTGGTATGACGTGAACTATGTCATCAATCCCTGGATGGCCGGGAATCTGCATCGCCCGTCAAGGGACAAGGCCTTCGCCCAGTGGAAGGAGCTTCATCATCACCTTCAAAAGATCGCCGACATCCGCCTGATCCACGGCCAGCCCGGCTCCCCGGATATGGTCTTTGTGGCCCACACCGCTGTAGTGCAGCACGGAGTCGTCGCTCTCTCGAGCTTCAACCACCCCCAGCGCCAGACCGAGGAGCAGCCGCTCCGCCGCTGGTTCCAGTCCGTCGGCTTCCTCGTATGGGAGACTCCCCGCGAGACTGCCTTCGAGGGAGAAGGAGACGCGCTCTTCAACGCCACTGGCGATCACTTGTGGGCAGCCCATGGACTGCGCACCTGCCTCCAGAGCCATCGGCACGTCGCCGATGCCTGGCATACCAAGGTTACGTCGCTCCATCTCAGAGATCCCCGTTTCTACCACCTCGATCTCTGCTTCGCTCCTCTCTCGGGCGGGCATCTGCTTTATTATCCCGGGGCGTTCGACGCTCCGTCGCTGGCAAAGATCGAGGCTGCCTACGCGCCAGAGATGCGTATCCCGGTAACCGAAGCCGAGGCGACCCAGTTCGTCTGCAACGTCATCAATGTTGGCCCCAACATTTTGATGGGAGTTTCAGGCACATCGGTGGCAAAGCGGCTCACCGACTTCGGTTATAAGGTCACGGAGCTGGACCTGAGCGAGTTTCTGCATGGAGGAAGCTCCGCCAAGGCGCTGGCTCTCCGCCTTAGCGACTCTAAGGTCACGAGCGGCATCCCGGCACAGGTCTGA